A genome region from Dickeya chrysanthemi NCPPB 402 includes the following:
- the rmf gene encoding ribosome modulation factor — translation MKRQKRDRLARAHSRGYQAGIVGRSKELCPYQSIDARSNWLGGWREAMEDRAAIA, via the coding sequence ATGAAGAGACAGAAAAGAGATCGTCTGGCACGGGCGCATTCACGGGGCTATCAGGCTGGTATCGTTGGCCGGTCCAAGGAGCTCTGTCCTTATCAATCGATCGATGCCCGGTCTAACTGGTTGGGAGGCTGGCGAGAGGCCATGGAGGACAGGGCGGCGATTGCCTGA
- the pqiC gene encoding membrane integrity-associated transporter subunit PqiC, with product MMKRWPLWLVLLLSACSSPQKVYYQLPAAVQSTSLSVASAEGRQLWVAPITLTDSLAGSGIVFQTSAVRYTIAGNNMWASPLDQQLQQALVASLRNGLPGWHVATTGVASGVASRLQVNVTAFQGRFDGKAVIRGEWVLQGSKRVVTQPFSIEVAQTEDGYDALVAALGKGWQQVAEQVRQRLQTGT from the coding sequence GTGATGAAACGATGGCCATTATGGCTGGTGTTGCTGCTGAGCGCCTGTAGCAGCCCGCAGAAAGTCTATTATCAACTGCCTGCCGCCGTGCAGAGCACCAGCCTTTCGGTTGCGTCAGCCGAAGGGCGCCAACTATGGGTGGCGCCGATTACCCTGACGGATTCGCTGGCAGGGAGCGGCATCGTGTTCCAGACTTCGGCGGTGCGTTACACCATCGCGGGCAATAACATGTGGGCCAGCCCGTTGGATCAGCAGTTGCAGCAGGCGCTGGTGGCGTCGCTGCGTAACGGCTTGCCGGGGTGGCATGTCGCCACTACCGGTGTCGCCAGTGGTGTGGCGTCCCGTTTGCAGGTCAACGTGACGGCGTTTCAGGGGCGGTTTGACGGTAAGGCGGTTATTCGCGGTGAGTGGGTGCTGCAGGGCAGTAAACGCGTGGTCACACAGCCATTCAGCATTGAGGTGGCGCAGACCGAAGACGGCTATGATGCGCTGGTCGCTGCGCTCGGCAAGGGCTGGCAGCAGGTGGCGGAGCAGGTGCGCCAGCGTCTGCAAACGGGAACCTGA
- the pqiA gene encoding membrane integrity-associated transporter subunit PqiA: protein MCVHHHHYDRHMLCPHCDLLVELPTLQDGQRAVCPRCNTALSSRQREPRWRPASFAFSALIMLLLSMLFPFVSMSVAGIRSEITLLEIPRVMVAENYASMATLFLLFAQLVPACSMAVILLLCLRTPLPDAVRCLVTKMLFQLKGWGMAEIFLAGVLVSFVKLMSYGDIGIGASFVPYIVFCLLQLMAFQSLDRRWLWDDVAPSPPMPAGLETGCSGLGQGVRACTCCSAILPADEVRCPRCHTRGHARRRHSLQWTLALLLTSVLLYVPANLMPIMVTEALGHSITSTIMSGVILLWDSGSWPVALVIFIASIMVPTLKMLAMGWLCWCAYGSRRYDTERLHRVYEVVEFVGRWSMIDVFVIAVLSAMVRMGRLMSIYPAIGAVLFATVVILTMIAAMIFDPRLLWDRHHVQGEERFVDEN, encoded by the coding sequence ATGTGTGTTCATCACCACCACTATGACCGGCATATGCTGTGTCCGCACTGTGACTTGTTGGTGGAATTGCCGACATTGCAGGATGGGCAGCGGGCGGTGTGTCCGCGTTGTAACACTGCGTTGTCCAGCCGCCAGCGTGAGCCGCGGTGGCGGCCTGCCAGCTTTGCGTTTAGCGCGCTGATCATGCTGCTGCTGTCCATGCTGTTTCCTTTTGTCTCGATGAGCGTCGCCGGTATTCGCAGCGAAATCACCCTGCTGGAGATTCCGCGGGTGATGGTGGCGGAAAATTACGCCAGCATGGCGACGCTGTTTCTGCTGTTTGCTCAACTGGTGCCGGCCTGTTCAATGGCGGTGATTCTGCTGCTGTGCCTGCGTACGCCGCTGCCTGATGCGGTGCGGTGTTTGGTCACCAAAATGCTGTTCCAGTTGAAAGGCTGGGGCATGGCGGAGATCTTTCTGGCGGGCGTGCTGGTTAGTTTTGTAAAACTGATGTCGTATGGCGATATCGGTATTGGCGCCAGTTTCGTTCCTTATATCGTTTTTTGCCTGTTGCAGTTGATGGCGTTCCAGAGCCTCGATCGCCGTTGGTTGTGGGATGACGTCGCGCCGTCGCCGCCGATGCCGGCGGGGCTGGAAACCGGCTGCAGCGGGCTGGGTCAAGGCGTGCGCGCCTGCACCTGCTGTAGCGCTATTCTGCCTGCCGATGAGGTCCGCTGCCCACGCTGCCATACGCGCGGCCATGCCCGGCGGCGCCACAGCCTGCAATGGACGCTGGCGCTGCTGCTGACGTCGGTACTGCTGTACGTGCCCGCCAACCTGATGCCGATTATGGTCACCGAAGCGCTGGGCCATAGCATTACCTCGACGATCATGTCCGGCGTGATCCTGCTGTGGGATTCCGGTTCGTGGCCGGTGGCGCTGGTGATTTTCATCGCCAGCATCATGGTGCCGACGCTGAAAATGCTGGCGATGGGCTGGCTGTGCTGGTGCGCCTACGGCTCGCGCCGTTACGATACTGAGCGGCTGCACCGGGTGTATGAGGTTGTGGAATTCGTCGGCCGCTGGTCGATGATTGATGTCTTTGTCATCGCCGTGTTGTCGGCGATGGTGCGTATGGGCCGACTGATGAGCATTTATCCGGCCATCGGCGCGGTGTTGTTTGCCACCGTGGTCATACTGACCATGATTGCCGCGATGATCTTTGATCCCCGCCTGCTGTGGGATCGCCATCACGTGCAAGGAGAGGAGCGTTTCGTTGACGAAAACTAA
- the pqiB gene encoding intermembrane transport protein PqiB, giving the protein MTKTNQGMAQIESIKRWSPVWIVPIVTVLIGAWILFYHVSHQGPEITLITRNAEGIEAGKTAIKSRSVNVGVVESVMLSEDLHQVEITARLNDGMDKLLRKDSAFWVVKPQIGREGISGLGTLLSGSFIELQPGSSKEDSRAFTLLDSPPLASPDAKGIRIILNSEQSGQLTAGDPVLFRGYRVGSVETSHFDPTARKMLYQLFVAAPYDQLVTANVRFWKDSGVALNLSAQGMRVEMGSLSTLLSGGVSFDVPAGWEVGSPAHERDEYQLFDNQGSIQDSLYTEYKEYLLFFDESVRGLQVGAPVEFRGIRLGTVAEVPFFPHNLPQSFDSDYRIPVLVRIEPGRLKQGLRDQINLEQELSKGAVSGLRASMKTANLLTGALYVDLDFYPQQKGRVTSLASMDGYPVLPTVNGGLTQIQQKLMSVLDKVNSLPLNPMVEQATKTLAESQSTLRELQKTLASLNKLTSSEAMQQLPVDMQRTLRELNSSLQGVQPGSPAYNRMVGDMQRLDQTLRELQPLLRTLNDKSNALIFEAPDADDPQPKKAKP; this is encoded by the coding sequence TTGACGAAAACTAATCAAGGCATGGCGCAGATCGAAAGCATCAAACGCTGGTCGCCGGTATGGATTGTGCCGATTGTGACGGTGCTGATTGGCGCCTGGATTCTGTTTTATCACGTAAGTCATCAGGGGCCGGAAATCACGTTAATCACCCGCAACGCCGAAGGGATCGAGGCGGGAAAAACGGCGATCAAGAGCCGCAGCGTGAACGTGGGGGTAGTGGAAAGCGTAATGCTGAGCGAAGACCTGCATCAGGTGGAGATCACGGCGCGTCTTAACGACGGCATGGATAAACTGCTGCGCAAGGATTCGGCGTTCTGGGTGGTGAAACCGCAGATAGGTCGTGAAGGCATCTCCGGACTGGGGACGCTGTTGTCCGGCTCCTTCATCGAGCTACAGCCGGGGTCCAGCAAGGAAGACAGCCGTGCTTTCACACTGCTGGATTCGCCGCCGTTGGCGTCGCCTGACGCCAAAGGGATTCGCATCATTCTTAACAGCGAGCAGTCCGGGCAGTTGACCGCCGGCGATCCGGTGCTGTTCCGCGGCTACCGGGTCGGCTCGGTGGAAACCAGCCATTTTGATCCTACGGCCAGAAAGATGTTGTATCAGCTGTTTGTCGCCGCGCCTTATGACCAACTGGTAACGGCGAATGTCCGTTTCTGGAAAGACAGCGGCGTGGCGCTGAACCTGTCCGCGCAGGGGATGCGGGTGGAGATGGGGTCGCTCAGTACCTTGCTGAGCGGCGGCGTCAGCTTTGATGTGCCTGCCGGCTGGGAAGTAGGCAGCCCGGCGCATGAGCGCGACGAATACCAGTTGTTTGACAATCAGGGCAGCATTCAGGACTCGCTTTACACCGAATACAAAGAATACCTGCTGTTTTTCGATGAGTCAGTACGCGGCCTGCAGGTAGGCGCGCCGGTCGAGTTTCGCGGCATCCGGCTGGGAACCGTCGCGGAAGTGCCGTTCTTCCCGCATAATCTGCCGCAAAGTTTTGACAGCGATTACCGCATTCCGGTGCTGGTGCGCATCGAACCGGGCCGGCTGAAACAAGGGTTGCGCGACCAGATCAACCTGGAACAGGAGCTGAGCAAGGGCGCCGTATCCGGTCTGCGGGCGTCGATGAAAACCGCCAATCTTCTGACTGGCGCGCTGTATGTAGATCTGGATTTTTATCCGCAACAGAAAGGCCGGGTGACGTCGCTGGCGTCGATGGATGGTTACCCGGTGTTGCCAACCGTCAACGGCGGCCTGACGCAGATCCAGCAGAAGCTGATGTCGGTGCTGGATAAAGTCAATAGCCTGCCGCTCAACCCGATGGTGGAGCAGGCGACGAAAACACTGGCGGAAAGCCAGTCCACTCTGCGAGAACTGCAAAAAACGCTGGCGTCGCTCAACAAGTTGACCAGCAGCGAGGCGATGCAGCAGTTGCCGGTGGATATGCAGCGTACGCTGCGTGAACTGAACAGCAGCCTGCAGGGCGTGCAACCCGGCTCGCCGGCCTATAACCGCATGGTGGGCGACATGCAGCGTCTGGATCAGACGCTGCGCGAATTGCAGCCGTTATTGCGAACCCTGAACGATAAGAGCAATGCGCTGATTTTTGAAGCGCCGGATGCCGATGATCCTCAACCGAAGAAGGCGAAACCGTGA
- a CDS encoding pyruvate, water dikinase regulatory protein yields MERNVFYVSDGTAITAEVLGHAVMSQFPVNTVSYTLPFVDNENRAIAVREQINTLYHQSGVRPLVFYSIVTPAIRDIIISSEGFCQDIVQALVAPLQQELNVSPTPVANRTHGLTASNLIKYDARIAAIDYTLAHDDGISLRNLDQAQVILLGVSRCGKTPTSLYLAMQFGIRAANYPFTADDMDNLLLPEALKPYQQKLFGLTIDAERLTAIREERRGNSRYASLRQCRMELSEVESLFRRHQIRYINTTNYSVEEISARIIDLMGINRRMY; encoded by the coding sequence ATGGAAAGAAACGTATTTTATGTCTCTGACGGCACGGCGATTACCGCAGAAGTGTTGGGACATGCGGTCATGTCTCAGTTCCCGGTCAACACCGTCAGTTATACCCTGCCGTTTGTCGATAATGAAAACCGGGCTATAGCCGTTCGTGAGCAAATCAACACGTTATATCACCAGAGCGGCGTGCGCCCGTTGGTGTTCTATTCGATTGTCACGCCGGCTATCCGCGATATCATCATCAGTAGCGAAGGATTCTGTCAGGACATCGTGCAGGCGCTGGTGGCGCCGCTACAGCAAGAACTGAACGTCTCGCCGACGCCGGTGGCTAATCGCACCCACGGGCTGACCGCCAGCAACCTGATCAAATACGATGCCCGTATCGCCGCTATCGACTATACACTGGCGCATGACGACGGCATTTCGCTGCGCAACCTCGATCAGGCGCAGGTTATCCTGCTGGGGGTTTCCCGCTGCGGCAAAACCCCGACCAGCCTTTATCTGGCGATGCAGTTCGGCATTCGCGCCGCCAATTATCCGTTTACCGCCGACGATATGGACAACCTGCTGCTGCCGGAAGCACTCAAGCCTTATCAGCAAAAGCTATTCGGGTTAACCATCGATGCCGAACGGCTCACCGCCATCCGGGAAGAACGGCGCGGCAACAGCCGGTATGCGTCGCTGCGGCAGTGCCGTATGGAGCTGAGCGAGGTGGAGTCGTTATTCCGTCGTCATCAAATCCGTTACATCAACACCACCAATTATTCGGTGGAAGAGATTTCCGCCAGAATCATTGACCTTATGGGAATAAATCGACGTATGTATTAG
- a CDS encoding ABC transporter ATP-binding protein yields MSLISLSGAWLSFSDAPLLDNTELHIEDNERVCLVGRNGAGKSTLLKILAKEIPLDDGRLVYEQDLIVARLQQDPPRDIDGTVFDFVAEGVAAQAGYLKAYHVALRLVGEDPSEKNLNQLAKIQDVLDHQGLWKLEDRINEVLEQLGLSADTPLSSLSGGWLRKAALGRALVSAPRVLLLDEPTNHLDIDTIDWLEGFLKTFSGSIVFISHDRSFIRNMATRIVDLDRGKMVSWPGNYEKYLLGKEEALRVEELQNAEFDRKLAQEEVWIRQGIKARRTRNEGRVRALKAMRQERAERREVMGSAKMQVEESARSGKIVFELEDVHYQVDGKTLASGFSAQVQRGDKIALVGPNGCGKTTLLKLMLGQLAPTSGRIHCGTKLEVAYFDQHRAELDPERTVMDSLAEGKQEVMVNGRSRHVLGYLQDFLFHPKRAMTPVKALSGGERNRLLLARLFLKPSNLLILDEPTNDLDVETLELLEELLESYQGTVLLVSHDRQFVDNSVTECWIFEGNGLIGRYVGGYYDAQQQRASAAPLRTSLPVKSTPLKENRDSDNVPSAPAAQPAKRAGGKLSYNQQRELEQLPQRIEVLEAEIENLQQQMNDPAFFSRSHDETQPVLTALAEAEQQLETCFERWEMLEAQKNG; encoded by the coding sequence ATGTCATTGATCAGTTTATCCGGCGCCTGGCTATCGTTCAGCGATGCGCCGCTGTTGGACAACACCGAACTGCATATTGAAGACAACGAGCGCGTGTGTCTGGTCGGGCGTAACGGCGCCGGCAAATCCACCTTGCTGAAAATTCTGGCGAAGGAAATACCGCTGGACGACGGCCGGCTGGTGTACGAGCAAGACCTGATCGTGGCGCGTCTGCAACAGGACCCGCCGCGCGATATCGACGGCACGGTGTTTGATTTTGTGGCGGAAGGCGTGGCGGCGCAGGCCGGGTACCTGAAAGCCTACCATGTCGCGTTGCGGCTGGTGGGGGAAGACCCCAGCGAGAAAAACCTGAACCAGTTGGCGAAGATTCAGGACGTGCTGGACCATCAGGGACTGTGGAAGCTGGAAGACCGCATCAACGAGGTGCTGGAGCAACTGGGGTTGTCGGCGGATACGCCGCTGTCGTCGCTGTCCGGCGGCTGGCTGCGCAAAGCGGCGCTGGGGCGTGCGCTGGTCAGCGCGCCGCGAGTGTTGTTGCTGGATGAGCCCACCAACCACCTGGATATCGACACCATCGACTGGCTGGAAGGCTTCCTCAAGACGTTTTCCGGCAGCATCGTGTTTATTTCCCACGACCGTTCGTTTATCCGCAATATGGCGACCCGCATTGTCGATCTGGATCGCGGCAAGATGGTGTCCTGGCCGGGCAATTACGAAAAATACCTGTTGGGTAAAGAAGAGGCGCTGCGGGTGGAAGAACTGCAGAATGCCGAATTCGACCGCAAGCTGGCGCAGGAAGAGGTGTGGATCCGTCAGGGTATCAAGGCCCGTCGTACCCGCAACGAAGGCCGCGTGCGGGCGCTCAAGGCGATGCGTCAGGAACGCGCCGAACGCCGTGAAGTGATGGGCAGCGCCAAAATGCAGGTGGAAGAGTCGGCCCGTTCCGGCAAAATCGTATTTGAACTGGAAGACGTGCATTATCAGGTGGACGGCAAGACGCTGGCGTCCGGTTTTTCCGCCCAGGTGCAACGCGGCGATAAAATCGCGCTGGTCGGGCCGAATGGCTGCGGCAAGACCACATTATTGAAACTGATGCTGGGGCAACTGGCGCCGACGTCAGGACGCATCCACTGCGGCACCAAACTGGAAGTGGCGTATTTCGATCAACATCGCGCCGAGTTGGATCCGGAAAGAACCGTGATGGACAGCCTCGCCGAAGGCAAGCAAGAGGTGATGGTCAACGGCCGCTCGCGCCATGTGCTGGGTTACCTGCAAGACTTTCTGTTCCACCCAAAACGCGCCATGACGCCGGTCAAAGCGCTGTCCGGCGGGGAGCGCAACCGTCTGCTGCTGGCCCGGTTGTTCCTGAAACCCAGCAACTTGCTGATCCTCGACGAACCGACCAACGATCTGGACGTGGAAACGCTGGAATTGCTGGAAGAGCTGTTGGAAAGTTATCAGGGTACGGTGCTGCTGGTGAGTCATGATCGTCAGTTCGTCGATAACTCGGTGACCGAGTGCTGGATTTTTGAAGGGAATGGTCTGATTGGCCGCTATGTCGGTGGCTATTATGATGCTCAACAACAGCGTGCTTCCGCCGCGCCGCTGCGAACGTCCTTACCAGTAAAAAGCACGCCGCTGAAAGAAAACCGCGACAGTGATAACGTGCCGAGTGCGCCGGCCGCACAGCCAGCTAAACGCGCCGGCGGCAAGCTCAGTTATAACCAGCAGCGTGAACTGGAACAGTTGCCGCAACGCATTGAAGTGCTTGAGGCGGAGATTGAAAACCTGCAACAGCAGATGAACGATCCGGCGTTCTTTTCCCGGTCGCATGATGAAACCCAGCCGGTGCTGACGGCGCTGGCTGAAGCGGAGCAGCAACTGGAAACCTGCTTCGAACGTTGGGAAATGCTCGAAGCCCAAAAGAATGGCTAA
- a CDS encoding YcbX family protein, producing the protein MIALSRLFVYPVKSMRGLQLSQTMAGTSGLAFDRTFMITEPDGTFITARQFPQLVLFTPALVHDGVFLSAPDGQTCLVRFDDFAPDTAPTEVWGNHFQARIAPEAVNRWLSEYLQRPVQLRWQGPQPSRRVKRRPDIPLGFADGYPFLLINDASLDDLRRRCSAGIRLEQFRPNLVVSGAAAYAEDGWQTLRIGEVMFDVAKPCSRCVLTTVSPERGRKHPSGEPLATLQQYRTAENGDVDFGVNLIARHSGIIRVGDDVEVLSTKPPRPYGAGAVTESLTPPPGAAKPVQITYQGTRFTGNNQQILLEQLEQQGIRVPYSCRAGLCGCCRLTLSNGEVSPLKASARGEDGTILACSCIPAGDIELT; encoded by the coding sequence GTGATTGCGTTAAGTCGGCTTTTTGTTTATCCGGTTAAATCCATGCGTGGCCTTCAGTTGTCGCAGACGATGGCCGGCACCAGCGGACTGGCGTTTGATCGCACTTTCATGATCACCGAGCCTGATGGCACCTTTATTACCGCCCGTCAGTTCCCGCAGTTGGTGCTATTCACGCCGGCACTGGTGCATGACGGAGTGTTCCTGTCTGCGCCCGACGGCCAAACCTGTCTGGTGCGCTTCGACGATTTCGCCCCTGACACCGCCCCCACCGAAGTTTGGGGCAACCATTTTCAGGCCCGGATCGCGCCGGAAGCGGTCAACCGCTGGCTGAGCGAGTATCTGCAACGCCCGGTACAGTTACGCTGGCAAGGGCCGCAACCGTCGCGCCGCGTCAAACGCCGCCCGGACATCCCGCTGGGATTCGCCGATGGGTATCCTTTCCTGCTGATTAACGATGCCTCGCTTGACGATCTGCGTCGTCGTTGCAGCGCAGGCATTCGTCTTGAGCAGTTCCGCCCTAATCTGGTGGTCAGCGGCGCGGCGGCCTATGCCGAAGATGGCTGGCAGACGCTGCGCATCGGCGAGGTGATGTTTGATGTGGCCAAACCCTGTAGCCGCTGTGTGCTGACGACGGTGAGCCCGGAGCGCGGGCGCAAACACCCGTCAGGGGAACCCCTGGCGACGTTGCAACAGTACCGAACGGCGGAAAACGGCGATGTGGATTTCGGCGTAAACCTGATCGCCCGCCATAGCGGCATCATTCGCGTCGGCGACGACGTCGAGGTGTTATCCACCAAACCTCCGCGGCCTTATGGCGCAGGTGCCGTCACGGAAAGCCTGACGCCGCCGCCCGGCGCCGCCAAACCGGTACAAATTACCTATCAGGGCACCCGCTTCACCGGCAATAACCAGCAAATTCTGCTGGAACAGCTGGAGCAACAGGGAATACGCGTTCCTTACTCATGCCGGGCCGGGTTGTGCGGTTGCTGCCGGTTGACGCTGAGCAACGGCGAGGTGTCGCCGCTGAAAGCCAGCGCGCGGGGAGAAGACGGAACGATTCTGGCGTGCAGTTGCATTCCGGCTGGAGATATTGAATTAACCTGA
- a CDS encoding 3-deoxy-7-phosphoheptulonate synthase has product MQPTDELRSERLASLMTPHELLTEHPLTPDVADTVIAARARIERILSGQDRRLLVIIGPCSIHHIDSAKDYARRLTALRTTYQHRLEIVMRTYFEKPRTVVGWKGLIADPQLNGSFLINEGLTQARRLLLDINALGLPTATEFLDIVTGQYIADTISWGAIGARTTESQIHREMASALSCPVGFKNGTDGNVRIAVDAIRAVRARHMFLSPDKHGRMTAYQTHGNPFGHIILRGGKTPNYQAEHIAAACAALREFSLPERLVVDFSHGNSQKQFQRQLTVAQAVCEQIRNGEGAIAGVMAESFLVEGTQTLRHPDQLTYGQSITDGCLGWQDSEHLLNMLAEAVDNRFVG; this is encoded by the coding sequence ATGCAACCAACTGATGAGCTGCGCAGTGAACGGCTTGCCAGCCTGATGACGCCCCATGAACTGTTGACCGAGCATCCCCTCACGCCGGATGTCGCCGACACCGTCATCGCTGCACGCGCACGCATAGAACGCATCCTTTCCGGGCAAGACCGCCGTTTATTGGTGATAATCGGCCCGTGTTCCATTCACCATATTGATAGCGCCAAAGACTATGCCAGGCGACTGACGGCTTTACGGACGACATACCAGCACCGGCTGGAAATCGTCATGCGGACCTACTTCGAAAAACCGCGCACCGTGGTAGGCTGGAAGGGGTTGATCGCCGACCCACAGCTTAACGGCAGTTTCCTGATCAACGAAGGGCTGACGCAGGCACGCCGGTTACTGTTGGACATCAACGCGCTCGGCCTGCCGACCGCCACCGAGTTTCTGGATATCGTTACCGGGCAATACATCGCCGACACCATCAGTTGGGGGGCGATCGGCGCACGTACCACCGAAAGCCAGATTCACCGCGAAATGGCTTCAGCGCTCTCCTGCCCGGTCGGGTTTAAAAACGGCACCGACGGCAACGTCCGTATCGCGGTCGATGCTATCCGTGCCGTCCGGGCGCGCCACATGTTTTTATCACCCGACAAGCACGGCCGCATGACGGCATACCAGACCCACGGCAATCCGTTCGGCCATATTATTCTGCGCGGCGGCAAAACCCCCAATTATCAAGCGGAACACATTGCCGCAGCCTGTGCCGCACTGCGGGAATTCTCGCTGCCGGAACGGCTGGTGGTGGATTTCAGCCACGGCAACAGCCAGAAACAGTTTCAGCGCCAACTGACGGTCGCACAGGCGGTCTGTGAGCAAATCCGTAACGGCGAAGGCGCTATTGCCGGCGTGATGGCAGAGAGTTTTCTGGTGGAAGGCACCCAGACGCTGCGCCATCCGGATCAATTGACCTACGGGCAGTCGATTACCGATGGTTGCCTTGGCTGGCAAGACAGTGAACACCTGTTGAATATGCTGGCAGAAGCGGTAGACAACCGTTTCGTTGGCTGA
- the rlmKL gene encoding bifunctional 23S rRNA (guanine(2069)-N(7))-methyltransferase RlmK/23S rRNA (guanine(2445)-N(2))-methyltransferase RlmL yields the protein MNSLFASTARGLEELLKSELEALGAQHCTVVQGGVHFQGDDRLMYQSLMWSRLASRILLPLNECKVYSDLDLYLGVQAIDWSAVFDVNHTFAVHFTGTNDEIRNSQYGALKVKDAIVDSFSRKTGQRPDVARQQPDIRINVFLQREKASVALDLSGESLHLRSYREMAGQAPLKENLAAAIVLRSGWETGTPMVDPMCGSGTLLIEAAMIAADRAPGLHRQHWGFLAWQKHNPTLWKSVTTEAQERARAGLQATTSRFFGSDIDRCMVEIAAANARRAGVNSLIRFEAHDATQLKNPLPQGPTGTVVSNPPYGERLESEPALIALHNLLGRKMKSEFGGWKLSLFSASPELLSCLQLRADRQFKAKNGPLECVQKNYQLAEKENGAENTATFAEDFANRLRKNLRKLEKWAAQQGIECYRLYDADLPEYNVAVDRYGDRVVIQEYAPPKSVDAQKARQRLFDVINATLSVLELPASHLVLKTRERQKGKNQYEKLAEKGEFLQVSEFNAKLWVNLTDYLDTGLFLDHRIARRMLGEMSRGKDFLNLFAYTASASVHAGLGGARSTTTVDMSRTYLEWAEKNLRLNGLTGRQHRLIHADCLAWMRETHEQFDLIFIDPPTFSNSKRMDESFDVQRDHLMLMTQLKRLLRPRGTILFSNNKRGFQMDNAGLAALGLEAKEITAQTLSQDFARNRQIHNCWLLKHAGEEK from the coding sequence ATGAACTCTCTGTTTGCCAGCACGGCGCGTGGTCTGGAAGAATTGTTAAAAAGTGAGCTTGAAGCGCTGGGCGCGCAGCACTGCACGGTGGTGCAGGGCGGGGTGCACTTTCAGGGAGACGATCGGCTGATGTACCAAAGCCTGATGTGGAGCCGACTGGCGTCGCGCATCCTGCTGCCGCTCAACGAGTGTAAAGTCTATAGCGATCTGGATCTGTATCTGGGGGTGCAGGCGATAGACTGGAGCGCGGTGTTTGACGTTAATCACACCTTTGCCGTGCATTTTACCGGCACCAATGACGAGATTCGCAACAGCCAGTACGGCGCGCTTAAGGTGAAAGACGCGATTGTCGACAGTTTTAGCCGTAAAACCGGCCAGCGCCCGGATGTTGCCCGCCAGCAGCCCGATATCCGCATTAATGTGTTTCTGCAACGCGAAAAGGCCAGCGTCGCACTGGATCTTAGCGGCGAGAGCCTGCATCTGCGCAGCTATCGCGAGATGGCCGGGCAGGCGCCGCTGAAGGAGAACCTGGCGGCGGCGATTGTGCTGCGTTCGGGCTGGGAAACCGGTACGCCGATGGTAGACCCGATGTGCGGCTCCGGCACGCTGCTGATTGAAGCGGCGATGATAGCAGCGGATCGCGCGCCCGGCTTGCATCGCCAGCACTGGGGTTTTCTGGCCTGGCAAAAACATAATCCGACGCTGTGGAAAAGCGTCACCACCGAAGCGCAGGAGCGTGCCCGGGCCGGTTTGCAGGCGACCACGTCCCGTTTCTTCGGTTCCGATATCGACCGCTGCATGGTGGAGATTGCCGCCGCTAACGCGCGCCGCGCCGGGGTTAATTCGTTGATTCGGTTTGAAGCCCATGACGCCACGCAATTGAAAAATCCGTTGCCGCAGGGGCCGACAGGCACGGTGGTCAGCAACCCGCCTTACGGCGAGCGACTGGAAAGCGAACCGGCGCTGATTGCGTTGCACAACCTGCTTGGCCGCAAAATGAAAAGCGAATTCGGCGGCTGGAAGCTGTCGCTGTTTAGCGCCTCGCCGGAACTGCTCAGTTGCCTGCAACTGCGTGCCGATCGTCAGTTCAAGGCCAAGAACGGCCCGTTGGAGTGCGTACAGAAGAATTATCAACTGGCGGAAAAGGAAAACGGCGCGGAGAACACGGCAACCTTTGCCGAGGATTTCGCCAACCGTCTGCGCAAGAACCTGCGCAAACTGGAGAAGTGGGCCGCACAGCAGGGCATTGAGTGTTATCGCCTGTATGACGCCGACTTGCCGGAATATAACGTGGCGGTAGACCGCTACGGCGATCGGGTGGTGATTCAGGAGTACGCGCCACCGAAAAGCGTCGATGCTCAGAAGGCCCGCCAGCGGTTGTTCGATGTGATTAACGCCACCCTGAGCGTGCTGGAACTGCCCGCCAGCCATCTGGTGTTGAAAACCCGCGAACGTCAGAAAGGCAAAAACCAGTACGAAAAACTGGCCGAAAAAGGCGAGTTTCTACAGGTGTCGGAGTTCAACGCCAAACTGTGGGTTAACCTGACCGACTATCTGGACACCGGGCTGTTTCTCGATCACCGCATCGCCCGCCGGATGCTGGGCGAGATGAGCCGCGGCAAGGATTTCCTCAACCTGTTTGCTTACACCGCCAGCGCCAGCGTGCACGCCGGGCTGGGTGGCGCGCGTTCCACCACCACGGTGGATATGTCCCGCACGTATCTGGAATGGGCGGAGAAGAACCTGCGTCTTAACGGCCTGACTGGTCGTCAGCACCGGCTGATCCACGCCGATTGTCTGGCGTGGATGCGGGAGACCCACGAACAGTTTGACCTGATTTTTATCGATCCGCCGACCTTCTCCAACTCTAAACGGATGGACGAATCGTTTGATGTACAGCGTGACCACCTGATGCTGATGACCCAGCTCAAACGCCTGTTGCGCCCTCGCGGCACCATCCTGTTTTCCAACAACAAACGCGGATTCCAGATGGACAATGCCGGACTGGCCGCGCTGGGACTGGAGGCGAAGGAGATTACCGCACAAACACTGTCGCAGGATTTCGCCCGTAACCGTCAGATTCACAACTGCTGGCTGCTGAAACACGCCGGCGAGGAAAAATAA